The following proteins are co-located in the Aeromicrobium phoceense genome:
- a CDS encoding ABC1 kinase family protein, whose protein sequence is MTILDDNRYVALARLVRRHGRSDLLAGAQLDEFDIDDETPLGDAERAEAFADDLERMGPTFIKLGQLLSTRFDLLPASYTTALERLQDEVDPIEFEAVREVVETELGATLRERFTEFDPEPLAAASLGQVHRAVLRNGREVVVKVQRPGVRDVVREDMKVLGRLARLADKRTEVGHRFGFGRLLDQFRRSLAGELDYRREARNLVTFGELTAAYDLLLVPQPVPAYTTSKVLTMDFVKGRKVTDIGQLGLVDLDARPIVEQLFSAYLRMILDAGILHADPHPGNLLLTDDGRLALLDLGMTASVPPRVQHDIIKLLLAISDGDGEETASILASMGHPLDGFDAGAFRDDVSHLVSEAIASGADVAVGAVLVDLSRLSGAHGLRPPAEMSMVGKALLNLDRSTSHLDPGFSPAEAIRENVSDIFTAGLTMTPGGIVAAAIESKTFVAELPKRANRIMDALAEGEFRVKVDAMDEQRLHMVLQRIANRLTLGIIIAATILGAALTMRVPSEWSLLGYPGLAMLLFLFAVCSGIAMAVWILMTDRKVARTQHPTGPPPS, encoded by the coding sequence ATGACGATCCTGGACGACAACCGGTACGTCGCGCTGGCCCGGCTCGTGCGACGCCACGGCAGGTCCGACCTCCTCGCCGGGGCCCAGCTCGACGAGTTCGACATCGACGACGAGACTCCCCTCGGCGACGCCGAGCGCGCGGAGGCCTTCGCCGACGACCTCGAGCGGATGGGCCCCACGTTCATCAAGCTCGGCCAGCTGCTGTCCACGCGCTTCGACCTCCTGCCCGCGTCGTACACGACGGCGCTGGAGCGGTTGCAGGACGAGGTGGACCCGATCGAGTTCGAGGCCGTCCGCGAGGTCGTCGAGACCGAGCTGGGCGCCACGCTGAGGGAGCGCTTCACCGAGTTCGACCCCGAGCCGCTGGCCGCGGCCTCCCTCGGACAGGTGCACCGGGCGGTACTGCGGAACGGTCGCGAGGTCGTGGTGAAGGTGCAGCGACCGGGAGTGCGCGACGTCGTGCGCGAGGACATGAAGGTGCTCGGCCGGCTCGCGCGACTGGCCGACAAGCGCACCGAGGTCGGCCACCGGTTCGGCTTCGGCCGCCTGCTCGACCAGTTCCGCCGCTCCCTGGCCGGCGAGCTCGACTACCGCCGCGAGGCGCGCAACCTGGTCACGTTCGGCGAGCTCACCGCCGCGTACGACCTGCTGCTCGTCCCGCAGCCTGTGCCGGCGTACACCACCTCGAAGGTCCTGACCATGGACTTCGTGAAGGGCCGCAAGGTCACCGACATCGGCCAGCTGGGCCTGGTCGACCTCGATGCCCGGCCCATCGTCGAGCAGCTGTTCAGCGCCTACCTGCGGATGATCCTCGACGCCGGCATCCTGCACGCCGACCCCCACCCGGGGAACTTGCTGCTCACCGACGACGGCCGCCTGGCCCTGCTCGACCTCGGCATGACCGCGTCGGTGCCGCCGCGCGTCCAGCACGACATCATCAAGCTGCTGCTGGCCATCAGCGACGGCGACGGCGAGGAGACCGCCTCGATCCTCGCGAGCATGGGACACCCGCTGGACGGGTTTGACGCCGGCGCCTTCCGCGACGACGTGTCGCACCTGGTGTCCGAGGCGATCGCGAGCGGCGCCGACGTCGCCGTCGGCGCGGTACTGGTCGATCTGAGCCGCCTGTCGGGTGCCCACGGGCTGCGGCCGCCCGCCGAGATGTCGATGGTGGGCAAGGCGCTGCTCAACCTCGACCGCTCGACGTCGCACCTCGACCCGGGCTTCTCCCCCGCCGAGGCCATCCGCGAGAACGTCAGCGACATCTTCACCGCCGGGCTCACCATGACGCCGGGCGGGATCGTCGCGGCCGCGATCGAGTCGAAGACCTTCGTCGCCGAGCTGCCCAAGCGCGCCAACCGGATCATGGACGCCCTCGCCGAGGGCGAGTTCCGGGTCAAGGTCGACGCGATGGACGAGCAGCGCCTGCACATGGTCCTGCAGCGGATCGCCAACCGCCTGACCCTCGGCATCATCATCGCCGCCACGATCCTCGGTGCCGCGCTGACGATGCGCGTCCCGTCGGAGTGGTCGCTGCTGGGCTATCCCGGCCTGGCGATGCTCCTGTTCCTCTTCGCCGTCTGCTCCGGGATCGCGATGGCCGTCTGGATCCTCATGACCGACCGCAAGGTCGCCCGCACGCAGCACCCGACGGGGCCGCCGCCGTCCTGA
- a CDS encoding four-helix bundle copper-binding protein, with translation MTTTMLDATPKDWGNVDRERLAACIEACFACAQTCTACADACLSEEMVAELTRCIRTDQDCAEICVATGNALTRLTADTADVSRAFLEACASVCRACGDECEQHAQMHEHCRICAEACRRCEQACRDLLASLTSGA, from the coding sequence ATGACCACGACGATGCTGGACGCCACACCGAAGGACTGGGGCAACGTCGACCGCGAGAGGCTGGCCGCCTGCATCGAGGCCTGCTTCGCGTGCGCGCAGACGTGCACGGCCTGCGCCGATGCCTGCCTCTCCGAGGAGATGGTCGCGGAGCTGACGCGATGCATCCGCACCGATCAGGACTGTGCCGAGATCTGCGTGGCCACGGGCAACGCCCTGACCCGCCTCACCGCCGACACCGCCGACGTCAGCCGCGCGTTCCTCGAGGCGTGTGCCAGCGTCTGCCGGGCCTGCGGCGACGAGTGCGAGCAGCACGCGCAGATGCACGAGCACTGCCGCATCTGCGCCGAGGCCTGCCGTCGCTGCGAGCAGGCGTGCCGCGACCTGCTGGCGAGCCTCACATCAGGAGCGTGA
- a CDS encoding LysR substrate-binding domain-containing protein, whose translation MTPDVDMETLRLLADLAELNSLSAAAQARGISQPAASARLRAFEARWRVTVADRSPRGTALTTDGLAIVSWARTVLHEVDLMRAALTALSDERHAELEVAASLTIAEFILPRWLGELRSRSVVVRPRLHVVNSEKVAELVRSRTVDVGFIESAAVPRDLAHRLVGSDQLAVVVEPRHPWARRSTPVPREALRNEAWVLRETGSGTRSTFERALRFEPQLAMEADSTTALIGAARAGVGPAVVSRRAVASELETGRLVEVPTDLDLWRPLTAIWLMERRLPDSVDALLRIARAGTTRRQTT comes from the coding sequence ATGACTCCCGACGTCGACATGGAGACCCTGCGCCTGCTGGCGGACCTCGCCGAGCTGAACAGCCTCAGCGCGGCGGCCCAGGCCCGGGGCATCAGCCAGCCGGCCGCGAGTGCCCGGCTCCGCGCGTTCGAGGCCCGCTGGCGGGTGACCGTCGCCGACCGGTCGCCACGGGGAACGGCCCTGACGACCGACGGGCTCGCGATCGTGTCGTGGGCCCGCACCGTGCTGCACGAGGTCGACCTCATGCGTGCCGCGCTCACGGCCCTCAGCGACGAGCGGCACGCCGAGCTGGAGGTGGCCGCGAGCCTGACGATCGCCGAGTTCATCCTGCCGCGCTGGCTCGGCGAGCTCCGCAGCCGATCCGTGGTCGTCCGGCCCCGGCTCCACGTCGTCAACAGCGAGAAGGTGGCCGAGCTCGTCCGCTCGCGCACGGTGGACGTCGGATTCATCGAGAGCGCCGCGGTCCCCCGCGACCTGGCCCACCGCCTGGTCGGGTCGGACCAGCTGGCCGTGGTCGTCGAGCCGCGCCACCCGTGGGCCCGGCGCAGCACGCCCGTCCCGCGCGAGGCGCTGCGGAACGAGGCGTGGGTGCTGCGCGAGACCGGCAGCGGCACCCGCAGCACGTTCGAGCGTGCGCTGCGCTTCGAGCCACAGCTCGCGATGGAGGCCGACTCCACGACGGCGCTGATCGGTGCCGCGCGGGCGGGGGTCGGCCCGGCCGTCGTCTCCCGGCGCGCCGTCGCGTCCGAGCTCGAGACCGGACGGCTCGTGGAGGTCCCCACCGACCTCGATCTCTGGCGGCCGCTCACCGCGATCTGGCTGATGGAGCGGCGCCTGCCGGACTCGGTCGACGCGCTGCTGCGCATCGCCCGCGCGGGGACGACCCGGCGACAGACGACCTAG
- a CDS encoding MFS transporter, protein MTSSPPSAAATQRTAPPARSAALIVTTLSLCGIVVSLQQTLLLPLLPMLPDLVGASADDTSWLVTATLLTGAIATPTVTRLADMYGKRRMIVLALGISVLGSMVGAVSDDLALLILARALQGVGTAVVPVGIAIMRDELPRERIPLGVALMSATLAIGAGVGLPVAGLISEHLDWHAIFWVTGAVGLVLLVAAMVVLPESPVRTRGTFDIRGAVLLSGALTALMLAISKGSIWGWTSPTTLGLVAGGGILLAIWVPVELRTPSPLVDLRVSSRRAVVLVNSASVLIGFAMFANMLLTTQLLQLPEESGYGLGLGVLETGWWMVPNAAAFGLMAPVSAWLTRRFGPQVTALSGCLIMSVTYVARVFFSDNLTQIVIGSVVVGAGTAMVYGALPTMIMRAVPVTETASANGLNVLLRSIGTTTASAIVAAVTSASIVTIGGEEATSEGALKLLFWIAAAAAILSAAVTFPTLRMPDFAPEADRSGTATTSRPTRVVRGRVVDEHARPVRNAVVTVLTTEGAAVDWGQADSEGQVSVAVPGRGDYFVVTSADGWQPRSRIVTLDDDSRFPPLVLRHRLTLEGTISDTDGAPISGALVILTHHAGEAVHSTRTDEDGRYAVPRPANGRYVLSAIADNGATGARPVTVWEANRTADLTLGTPLA, encoded by the coding sequence GTGACCTCCTCCCCACCCTCCGCGGCCGCGACGCAGCGGACCGCGCCGCCGGCGCGCAGTGCCGCGCTGATCGTGACGACGCTGTCGCTGTGCGGCATCGTCGTGTCGCTGCAGCAGACGCTCCTGCTGCCCCTGCTGCCGATGCTGCCCGACCTCGTGGGCGCCTCGGCCGACGACACCTCGTGGCTGGTGACCGCGACCCTGCTGACCGGCGCCATCGCCACCCCGACCGTCACCCGACTGGCCGACATGTACGGCAAGCGCCGGATGATCGTGCTGGCGCTCGGGATCTCGGTCCTGGGCTCGATGGTCGGTGCGGTCAGCGACGACCTCGCCCTGCTGATCCTCGCCCGCGCCCTCCAAGGTGTCGGCACGGCGGTCGTGCCGGTCGGCATCGCGATCATGCGCGACGAGCTGCCGCGCGAGCGGATCCCCCTCGGCGTCGCCCTGATGAGCGCGACGCTGGCGATCGGCGCCGGGGTCGGCCTCCCCGTGGCGGGCCTGATCTCCGAGCACCTCGACTGGCACGCGATCTTCTGGGTGACCGGGGCCGTCGGCCTGGTCCTGCTGGTCGCCGCCATGGTGGTGCTCCCCGAGTCCCCGGTCCGCACGCGCGGCACGTTCGACATCCGCGGGGCCGTGCTGCTCTCCGGCGCCCTGACCGCGCTCATGCTCGCCATCTCCAAGGGTTCGATCTGGGGCTGGACCTCGCCGACCACGCTCGGTCTCGTCGCCGGCGGCGGCATCCTGCTCGCGATCTGGGTCCCCGTCGAGCTGCGCACCCCGAGCCCGCTGGTCGACCTGCGCGTCTCGTCGCGGCGCGCGGTCGTCCTGGTGAACTCGGCGTCCGTGCTCATCGGATTCGCGATGTTCGCCAACATGCTGCTCACCACGCAGCTCCTCCAACTCCCGGAGGAGTCGGGCTACGGACTCGGGCTCGGCGTCCTCGAGACCGGATGGTGGATGGTGCCCAACGCGGCGGCCTTCGGCCTCATGGCACCGGTCTCGGCCTGGCTCACGCGGCGGTTCGGTCCGCAGGTCACGGCGCTGTCCGGCTGCCTCATCATGAGCGTCACGTACGTCGCGCGCGTGTTCTTCAGCGACAACCTCACCCAGATCGTGATCGGCTCGGTCGTGGTCGGTGCGGGCACGGCCATGGTCTACGGGGCGCTGCCCACGATGATCATGCGCGCCGTCCCCGTGACGGAGACGGCCTCCGCGAACGGCCTCAACGTCCTGCTGCGCTCGATCGGCACCACGACCGCCAGCGCCATCGTTGCGGCCGTCACCTCGGCCTCGATCGTGACGATCGGCGGTGAGGAGGCGACCAGCGAGGGCGCCCTCAAGCTGCTGTTCTGGATCGCGGCGGCGGCGGCGATCCTGAGCGCGGCAGTCACGTTCCCGACCCTGCGGATGCCGGACTTCGCGCCCGAGGCGGACCGCTCCGGGACCGCGACCACGAGCCGGCCCACGCGTGTGGTGCGCGGCCGGGTCGTCGACGAGCACGCCCGGCCGGTGCGGAACGCCGTCGTCACCGTGCTGACCACCGAGGGCGCCGCCGTCGACTGGGGCCAGGCCGACTCCGAGGGGCAGGTCAGCGTCGCCGTGCCGGGACGCGGCGACTACTTCGTCGTGACCTCCGCCGACGGCTGGCAGCCCCGGTCGCGCATCGTCACCCTCGACGACGACTCCCGGTTCCCGCCCCTCGTCCTGCGCCACCGGCTGACGCTCGAGGGCACGATCAGCGACACCGACGGCGCCCCGATCTCGGGCGCCCTCGTGATCCTGACCCACCACGCCGGCGAGGCGGTGCACTCGACGCGCACCGACGAGGACGGTCGCTACGCGGTGCCGCGACCCGCCAACGGCCGCTACGTGCTCAGCGCCATCGCGGACAACGGCGCGACGGGGGCCCGTCCCGTCACCGTGTGGGAGGCCAACCGCACCGCGGACCTCACGCTGGGGACACCCCTCGCATGA
- a CDS encoding TetR/AcrR family transcriptional regulator has protein sequence MTAPEAPDLHAAVWGAAAELFARNGYPEVTIRAIAARAGTSPALVMKVAGSKEELFHRTATISAPALPDVPVSQLGPALVAELVDRQRRGDLEHLGRAMMLRVNAPDPECVRAKFLGGYVAPLTEVLEGPRPELRAELAVSALLGLATTLRFFESPALLADLDAAEAVYGPIVQQLLDAP, from the coding sequence ATGACGGCTCCCGAGGCGCCGGACCTGCACGCCGCAGTATGGGGCGCAGCCGCCGAGCTGTTCGCGCGCAACGGCTACCCCGAGGTGACGATCCGCGCGATCGCAGCCCGTGCCGGCACCTCCCCCGCCCTGGTGATGAAGGTCGCCGGCAGCAAGGAGGAGCTGTTCCACCGCACGGCGACGATCAGCGCACCGGCCCTGCCCGACGTGCCCGTCTCGCAGCTGGGACCGGCCCTCGTCGCCGAGCTCGTCGACCGGCAGCGGCGCGGGGACCTCGAGCACCTGGGCCGCGCGATGATGCTGCGCGTCAACGCTCCGGATCCCGAGTGCGTGAGAGCCAAGTTCCTCGGCGGCTACGTCGCGCCGCTGACCGAGGTCCTCGAGGGCCCGCGCCCGGAGCTGCGGGCCGAGCTGGCCGTCTCGGCCCTCCTCGGGCTGGCGACCACCCTGCGCTTCTTCGAGTCCCCGGCACTCCTCGCCGATCTCGATGCGGCGGAGGCCGTGTACGGGCCGATCGTGCAGCAGCTCCTCGACGCACCGTAG
- a CDS encoding YeiH family protein: MALTLDARTSGYRLAPALVAAAIAAGVNLVFPLASPLLVALVLGVVVTNTPLARHRILHDQERLTKLLLRWGVVMLGIKLPIDAVFGIGLGGVAVVIGTVLITYYGTLAIGARLRLEPRFVTLMAAGFSICGAAAIAAVADTVRARQRDVALAVALVTVFGSIMIALVPWASHLVGLDEAQAAVWAGASIHEVAQVVAAGSVLGGGAVALATTVKLGRVAMLAPMSILVARRCTDEGSRKAPLLPWFVVGFIAAVALRSTGVLPESALTVAGVVTNVLLAAGMFGLGLGIRMRELWPVPARALLLATLSTAIAAGSSLALFTLLM; this comes from the coding sequence ATGGCCCTCACCCTCGACGCCCGGACCTCGGGATACCGGCTCGCGCCGGCGCTCGTCGCGGCCGCGATCGCGGCCGGGGTGAACCTGGTGTTTCCCCTCGCGAGTCCGCTCCTGGTCGCGCTGGTGCTCGGCGTCGTCGTCACGAACACGCCTCTCGCCCGGCACCGGATCCTCCACGACCAGGAGCGGCTCACGAAGCTGCTGCTGCGCTGGGGCGTCGTCATGCTCGGCATCAAGCTGCCGATCGACGCGGTGTTCGGGATCGGGCTGGGCGGCGTCGCCGTGGTCATCGGCACCGTTCTGATCACGTACTACGGCACGCTCGCGATCGGCGCCCGGCTGCGCCTCGAGCCGCGTTTCGTGACCCTCATGGCGGCCGGCTTCTCGATCTGCGGTGCTGCCGCGATCGCGGCGGTCGCCGACACGGTGCGGGCCCGCCAGCGCGACGTGGCCCTGGCCGTGGCCCTCGTGACCGTCTTCGGATCGATCATGATCGCCCTCGTCCCGTGGGCCTCGCACCTGGTCGGACTCGACGAGGCCCAGGCGGCCGTCTGGGCCGGCGCCAGCATCCACGAGGTGGCCCAGGTCGTCGCGGCAGGATCGGTCCTCGGCGGTGGAGCCGTGGCGCTGGCCACGACCGTGAAGCTCGGGCGGGTCGCGATGCTCGCGCCCATGTCGATCCTCGTGGCCCGCCGCTGCACCGACGAGGGCTCGAGGAAGGCGCCCCTGCTGCCGTGGTTCGTGGTGGGCTTCATCGCCGCCGTCGCCTTGCGCAGCACCGGGGTGCTGCCGGAGTCCGCGCTGACCGTGGCGGGCGTGGTGACCAACGTGCTCCTGGCGGCCGGGATGTTCGGCCTCGGTCTCGGGATCCGGATGCGGGAGCTGTGGCCCGTGCCCGCTCGCGCCCTTCTCCTGGCGACGCTCTCCACGGCCATCGCCGCAGGCTCCTCGCTGGCCCTGTTCACGCTCCTGATGTGA